Proteins encoded in a region of the Amia ocellicauda isolate fAmiCal2 chromosome 19, fAmiCal2.hap1, whole genome shotgun sequence genome:
- the tmem275a gene encoding transmembrane protein 275 → MMFTDKSATTVPKKGQKKKTRPQGLPSPALCCACGLCIMLAGINITLVGAFAFGTFMPMNNPPIIIGPILLVVAFTFFGACCICSRRPPAQGSRKPKGGNNLGLIRAGNTAFEIETSEHTLQDTTAVQLSPTNSPCSSHKSSPTHETTRSCKLFTMEANGPTARYSAGGDAIQLNLPRDLATT, encoded by the coding sequence ATGATGTTCACTGATAAAAGTGCCACTACGGTGCCCAAGAAAGGGCAGAAGAAGAAGACGAGGCCACAGGGACTGCCCTCCCCGGCGCTGTGCTGTGCCTGCGGACTCTGCATCATGTTGGCAGGCATCAACATCACGCTCGTGGGCGCTTTTGCATTTGGGACTTTCATGCCCATGAACAACCCCCCCATCATCATTGGGCCCATCCTGCTAGTGGTGGCCTTCACCTTCTTCGGGGCCTGTTGCATCTGCAGCCGCCGGCCCCCGGCACAGGGCTCCCGCAAGCCCAAAGGGGGCAACAACCTGGGCCTCATCCGCGCTGGCAACACGGCCTTTGAGATCGAGACCAGCGAGCACACCCTGCAGGACACCACCGCGGTGCAGCTCAGCCCCACCAACTCCCCCTGCTCCTCACACAAGTCCAGCCCCACCCACGAAACCACACGCTCCTGCAAGCTCTTCACTATGGAGGCCAACGGCCCCACTGCCCGCTACTCCGCTGGAGGTGACGCCATCCAGCTCAACCTGCCCAGGGATTTGGCTACCACCTAG